The genomic DNA CCGGTTGAAATAGCCGATCCTCTTGCACCGAGCTTCGAAACCATCAGATAATTCAAAACCGAGTTGATAAGTAGGCAAATACCATCCGATACAATAAACCAGTAGGTTTTTTTCAGAAAGTTGATACCCCTTGCGGTAACTGCCAGAATACTTGAAATCACAGGCGGAAAAAGAAGAAAAGGCAAAACCAGTGAAGCAGGCCTATAATCTTTTGCCATGATATAAAACAAAAGGTCTTTGAATGTTATTACAAATAGAGCGAAGAGAACCATTACAAAGCTGATTACATTTGCAGCATCAATAAACAGCTTCCTATTCTCTCGGTCTTTTTCATATGTTTCATAGGCAACGGGAAACCAGAAGTTCTGAAAGCCAGAATTGATTAGATACATCACATAACTAAGCTTAAATGCAACACCAAAGTAGCCAAGCTCGGTAAAAGTTGAATAAGTCCGAAGAAAAAATCTCGAAACCCATTGAAAAAGCCACCACAAAAGGGCCGAGGGAAGTAGTGGTAACCCATAAATGGCAAGTTTTTTTAATAAATCAAGATCAACCTTAACTGGAAGAAGATTTGAATGTTCAAAAATTGTTCCCACCAAAAAAGAAATCGCATTGCCAAAAATCTGGCCCCAAACAATTGCATAAAAGTTTCTACCAAAAAACAAAGCATAAAGAATTGTTACACCAACGTTAACAATCGACTGAGTTACAAAAACCATAGAATAAAGGAATCCTTTCTTCTGCATTCTGATGACCGCAAGGTTATAGGTTTGAAGCAATCCTGTAATCACTGAAAGGGAGACAAGGGCAGCAATAGGGTGGTTTTTATCCCCTATTAAAAAGAGAGAAAGACTTTCATTGAACCGATAGAGGAGAAGGGAGATAATTAAAACGATTGTTAGAGGTGGAAACAAAGAGGTCCAGAAAAGGACCGAACGTTTGTTCTCTCCAACCTCGTAGAAGAAGCGAACAAAACTCTGATCAAATCCTGCTAAAA from bacterium includes the following:
- a CDS encoding oligosaccharide flippase family protein, whose protein sequence is MERGDFKRLNFKEALRLFFSFSLGVWVQAIINFFSIPVITFLISPEEFGKSTMYSTIYSFLLVIILAGFDQSFVRFFYEVGENKRSVLFWTSLFPPLTIVLIISLLLYRFNESLSLFLIGDKNHPIAALVSLSVITGLLQTYNLAVIRMQKKGFLYSMVFVTQSIVNVGVTILYALFFGRNFYAIVWGQIFGNAISFLVGTIFEHSNLLPVKVDLDLLKKLAIYGLPLLPSALLWWLFQWVSRFFLRTYSTFTELGYFGVAFKLSYVMYLINSGFQNFWFPVAYETYEKDRENRKLFIDAANVISFVMVLFALFVITFKDLLFYIMAKDYRPASLVLPFLLFPPVISSILAVTARGINFLKKTYWFIVSDGICLLINSVLNYLMVSKLGARGSAISTGLSFIVLLTIEAFISMRLYPVKYPLKKIYTAIGILWVASFIATFVRDALIVGGVSLLAIFALCLVYSDLVKIGIKEVRKFLKKP